The Aminithiophilus ramosus genome contains a region encoding:
- a CDS encoding TIGR03960 family B12-binding radical SAM protein, with product MEINEFADRRWTLWNGVKRPSRYVGGEWGAALPDESPSSIRFCLAFPDVYEVGMSFVGYQILYGLLRDMEGVSVERAYCPWPDMEEALRGRKEPLTSLEGGRSLGEFDIVGFTLQYELSATGILTVLDLGGIPLRSVDRGDGDPFVVAGGPGALAPEPLAPFFDVFCLGDGEALMPDLIRLVKETEGQPRLDRLKAIAGAPGFYVPLFVDVTSGESGLFFRSDLPLPLRRRVVLDLDKAYFPSRMIVPSTGIVHDRLALEVFRGCTRGCRFCQAGMLYRPLRERSPETIVAQAKSLLETTGWEELGLLSLATCDYSGLSRVLDDLTPFLEERRIKLSLPSLRMDRASVELASRLESRKGSLTFAPEAGSQRLRDVINKGVSEEDIEGTLQALFDGGWQQVKLYFMMGLPTETRSDLEGIVDICNLALRLGRSRKAKVKVSASVAGFVPKAHTPFQWEPQLPMDDLRERGRYLRSLVRDRYLTLHYHEPEQTFLEGVFSRGDRRLADVIEEAWRRGARLDGWTEHFNLATWMEAFEACSVDPVPYAQRRRSLDEGLPWDHIDSGLSRSFLLAERARAFEGKTTPDCRGGCNGCGWESRGCPLLEGGSRS from the coding sequence ATGGAGATCAACGAGTTTGCCGACCGGCGCTGGACTCTCTGGAACGGAGTCAAGCGTCCGTCGCGTTACGTGGGCGGCGAATGGGGCGCCGCCCTTCCCGACGAGTCCCCTTCGTCGATCCGTTTCTGCCTGGCCTTCCCCGACGTCTACGAGGTGGGCATGAGCTTCGTGGGCTACCAGATCCTTTACGGACTCCTGCGCGATATGGAGGGCGTCTCCGTCGAGCGGGCCTACTGCCCCTGGCCCGACATGGAGGAGGCTCTCCGAGGCCGGAAGGAGCCGCTGACCTCGCTGGAAGGGGGGCGCTCCCTCGGCGAATTCGATATCGTCGGCTTCACCCTTCAGTACGAGCTTTCGGCGACGGGCATCCTCACCGTTCTCGATCTCGGCGGCATCCCTTTGCGCAGCGTCGACAGAGGCGACGGCGATCCCTTCGTCGTCGCCGGGGGCCCCGGAGCTCTCGCTCCCGAGCCCCTGGCGCCCTTTTTCGACGTCTTCTGTCTCGGCGACGGAGAGGCGCTCATGCCCGACCTGATCCGGCTCGTCAAAGAGACGGAAGGGCAGCCCCGCCTCGACCGCCTCAAGGCCATCGCCGGTGCCCCGGGCTTTTACGTCCCCCTTTTCGTCGATGTGACCTCAGGGGAATCGGGCCTCTTTTTCCGTTCCGACCTTCCTCTTCCCCTGAGGCGCCGCGTGGTCCTCGATCTCGATAAGGCCTACTTCCCCTCGCGCATGATCGTCCCCTCGACGGGCATCGTCCACGATCGTCTCGCCCTCGAGGTCTTCCGGGGGTGCACCCGGGGCTGCCGCTTCTGCCAGGCCGGCATGCTCTACCGCCCCCTGAGGGAGAGGAGCCCCGAGACGATCGTCGCCCAGGCCAAGTCCCTGCTCGAGACGACGGGCTGGGAGGAGCTGGGGCTCCTCTCTCTGGCCACCTGCGACTACAGCGGCCTTTCCCGCGTTCTCGACGACCTGACCCCCTTTCTGGAAGAGAGGCGGATCAAACTCTCCCTGCCCAGCCTCAGGATGGACCGGGCCTCCGTTGAACTGGCCTCGCGCCTCGAATCCCGCAAGGGCAGTCTCACCTTCGCTCCCGAGGCGGGAAGCCAGCGCCTTCGCGACGTCATCAACAAGGGCGTCAGCGAAGAGGACATCGAAGGGACGCTGCAGGCCCTCTTCGACGGGGGGTGGCAGCAGGTCAAACTCTATTTCATGATGGGCCTGCCCACGGAGACCCGGTCCGACCTGGAGGGAATCGTCGATATCTGCAACCTGGCCCTGCGCCTCGGCCGAAGTCGGAAGGCGAAGGTCAAAGTCAGCGCCTCCGTGGCCGGTTTCGTCCCCAAGGCCCACACCCCCTTCCAGTGGGAACCGCAGCTTCCCATGGACGATCTCCGCGAGAGGGGGCGCTATCTGCGCTCTCTCGTCAGGGACCGCTATCTCACCCTTCATTACCACGAGCCGGAGCAGACCTTCCTCGAGGGGGTCTTCTCCCGCGGCGACCGTCGTCTGGCCGACGTCATCGAAGAGGCCTGGCGGCGGGGAGCCCGTCTCGACGGATGGACGGAGCATTTCAATCTCGCCACCTGGATGGAGGCCTTCGAGGCCTGCTCCGTCGATCCCGTTCCCTATGCCCAGCGACGGCGCTCCCTCGACGAGGGCCTTCCCTGGGACCACATCGACAGCGGCCTTTCCCGGTCCTTCCTCCTGGCCGAACGGGCCCGGGCCTTCGAGGGAAAGACGACTCCCGACTGTCGCGGCGGCTGCAACGGCTGCGGCTGGGAGAGCAGGGGCTGCCCCCTCCTCGAAGGGGGGAGCCGGTCGTGA
- the rodA gene encoding rod shape-determining protein RodA, which yields MTLEKKTWRELLASLDRGMALVALALFALGLLSIYSATHGTSRADFPYVQRQALWGALSLVAFCIVLRIGYEQIYRWSYAIYGSVIALLVLVLVVGHSAKGAQSWINFGSFRLQPAELGKIALALALSRVAAVHAPVDLKGLFTVLAVAAGIALPVMMQPDLGTVIVYVAMTYGALIVARAPRRYLTNLAGLALAAVPLGWTVMKEYQRQRILVFFNPHIDPLGAGYNVIQSRIAVGSGGLWGKGFLAGTQSRLNFLPESHTDFIFSVFAEEFGFAGTVAVLLLFGLLIWRIVAVGLTTKDIRAKVMVAMIAAWIWFQLFECMAMSVGLAPVTGIPMPLFSYGGSALVSVSVGLALVQSVYAASRKKYLE from the coding sequence ATGACCCTGGAGAAAAAGACCTGGCGCGAGCTGCTGGCCTCTCTCGATCGAGGGATGGCCCTGGTGGCCCTGGCCCTTTTCGCCCTGGGCCTGCTTTCCATCTACAGCGCCACTCACGGGACGTCGCGGGCCGACTTTCCCTATGTCCAGAGGCAGGCCCTCTGGGGGGCACTCTCCCTGGTGGCCTTCTGCATCGTCCTGCGCATCGGCTACGAGCAGATCTACCGCTGGAGCTACGCCATCTACGGCTCCGTCATCGCCCTTCTCGTCCTCGTCCTCGTCGTGGGACACAGCGCCAAGGGGGCCCAGAGCTGGATCAACTTCGGCTCCTTCCGGCTTCAGCCGGCCGAGCTGGGCAAGATAGCCCTGGCCCTGGCCCTCTCGCGTGTCGCCGCCGTTCACGCTCCCGTCGACCTCAAGGGCCTTTTCACCGTCCTGGCCGTCGCCGCCGGCATCGCCCTTCCCGTCATGATGCAGCCCGACCTGGGAACGGTCATCGTCTACGTCGCCATGACCTACGGAGCCCTCATCGTCGCCCGGGCTCCCCGGCGCTATCTCACCAACCTGGCCGGGCTGGCCCTCGCCGCCGTCCCCTTGGGCTGGACGGTCATGAAGGAATACCAGCGACAGCGGATCCTCGTCTTCTTCAACCCCCACATCGATCCTCTCGGCGCCGGCTACAACGTCATCCAGTCGCGCATCGCCGTCGGCTCGGGCGGGCTCTGGGGTAAAGGTTTCCTGGCAGGGACGCAGAGTCGCCTCAATTTTCTGCCCGAGTCTCACACCGATTTCATCTTCAGCGTCTTCGCCGAGGAGTTCGGCTTCGCCGGCACCGTGGCCGTTCTCCTCCTCTTCGGCCTCCTTATCTGGAGGATCGTCGCCGTCGGCCTGACGACGAAGGATATCCGGGCCAAGGTCATGGTGGCCATGATCGCGGCCTGGATCTGGTTTCAGCTGTTCGAGTGCATGGCCATGAGCGTGGGGCTCGCCCCGGTGACGGGGATCCCCATGCCTCTGTTCAGCTACGGGGGAAGCGCCCTCGTCTCCGTCTCCGTCGGCCTCGCCCTCGTGCAGAGCGTCTACGCGGCAAGCCGCAAGAAGTATCTCGAATAG
- the minE gene encoding cell division topological specificity factor MinE, with protein MTPVDFLKSLFGGGETRKVAKERLQLVLIHDRADISSEMMENLRRDLIAVISTYMEIDDNNIELELEHEDRSVALVANIPIRNVRRGVRPTGKEK; from the coding sequence ATGACTCCCGTGGACTTCCTGAAGAGCCTTTTCGGAGGCGGAGAGACGCGCAAGGTGGCCAAAGAGCGGCTTCAGCTCGTCCTGATCCACGATCGGGCCGACATCTCCTCGGAGATGATGGAGAACCTCCGGAGGGATCTCATCGCCGTCATCAGCACCTACATGGAGATCGACGACAACAACATCGAGCTCGAACTGGAACACGAGGACCGTTCCGTCGCCCTCGTGGCCAACATCCCCATCCGCAACGTGCGACGAGGAGTCCGGCCGACGGGGAAGGAAAAATGA
- the minD gene encoding septum site-determining protein MinD produces MKQRVIVLTSGKGGVGKTTTTANLSVALAMAGHKVVAIDADIGLRNLDVVLGLENRIVYTLVDVVEGACRLKQALVRDKRVENLYLLPAAQTRTKDAVTPDQMKSLCDELREDFDFVLVDSPAGIEGGFQNAAAGADEALVVTTPDMSAVRDADRIIGMLESLEKSPIRLIVNRLRPNMVREGNMLDVSDVLDILAVDLIGVVPEDDSVVTSTNKGEPLTLNSVTPAARAFENISRRLVGEEVPFMDVESLTGAGGFLSRIRKALGLKG; encoded by the coding sequence GTGAAACAGCGCGTCATCGTACTCACCTCAGGCAAGGGGGGCGTCGGCAAAACGACGACGACGGCCAATCTTTCCGTCGCCCTGGCCATGGCGGGCCACAAAGTCGTCGCCATCGACGCCGACATCGGCCTTCGCAACCTCGATGTCGTCCTGGGCCTGGAAAACCGCATCGTCTATACGCTGGTCGACGTCGTCGAGGGAGCCTGCCGCCTCAAGCAGGCCCTCGTCCGGGACAAGCGCGTCGAAAACCTCTACCTCCTGCCCGCCGCCCAGACGCGGACCAAGGACGCCGTCACGCCGGATCAGATGAAATCGCTCTGCGACGAGCTGCGCGAGGACTTCGACTTCGTCCTCGTCGACAGCCCCGCCGGCATCGAGGGAGGCTTCCAGAACGCCGCCGCCGGAGCCGACGAGGCCCTCGTCGTCACCACGCCCGACATGTCGGCCGTCCGCGACGCCGATCGGATCATCGGCATGCTCGAATCGCTGGAGAAAAGTCCCATCCGCCTCATCGTCAACAGGCTGCGGCCCAACATGGTCCGCGAGGGGAACATGCTCGACGTCAGCGACGTCCTCGACATTCTCGCCGTAGACCTCATCGGCGTCGTCCCCGAAGACGACAGCGTCGTCACCTCCACCAACAAAGGGGAGCCGCTGACGCTCAACTCCGTCACGCCGGCGGCGCGGGCCTTCGAGAACATCAGCCGTCGCCTCGTCGGAGAGGAGGTCCCCTTCATGGATGTCGAGTCCCTGACGGGCGCGGGGGGCTTCCTGTCCCGGATCCGCAAGGCCCTGGGGCTCAAGGGCTGA
- a CDS encoding septum site-determining protein MinC, translating into MSAEESIVLKSNGSGLRLVVAENLGRDTVERELARIAAEGEAMLRGVDVVLDFQGRPIDEALLCTVMKRLVWPSKMRLLSWVTFDGASLDFLRRSGFPVGEPRTPTPKVRAEVPSYLLFRSLRSGQRFEHDGDVVVVGHVKDGAEVIALGNISVWGRLQGLAHAGSGGDDGARVLAAHMEARQVRIGRRVGYMDKGASWWGRPVLVCVDGETVLVEEFAL; encoded by the coding sequence GTGTCCGCCGAAGAATCGATTGTCCTCAAGAGCAACGGATCGGGGTTGCGCCTCGTCGTCGCCGAAAATCTCGGCAGGGATACCGTCGAAAGGGAGCTCGCCCGCATCGCCGCCGAAGGGGAGGCGATGCTGAGGGGCGTCGACGTCGTCCTCGATTTCCAGGGGAGGCCCATCGACGAGGCTCTCCTCTGCACGGTCATGAAGCGCCTCGTCTGGCCCTCGAAGATGCGCCTTCTCTCCTGGGTCACCTTCGACGGCGCCTCCTTGGACTTCCTCCGCCGTTCGGGCTTTCCCGTAGGCGAGCCTCGGACGCCGACGCCCAAAGTCAGGGCGGAAGTCCCCTCCTATCTGCTCTTCCGCTCCCTGCGGTCGGGGCAGCGTTTCGAGCACGACGGCGACGTCGTCGTCGTCGGCCACGTCAAGGACGGGGCGGAAGTGATCGCCCTGGGCAACATCTCCGTCTGGGGGCGCCTCCAGGGGCTGGCCCATGCCGGATCGGGCGGCGACGACGGCGCCCGGGTTCTCGCCGCCCACATGGAGGCCCGCCAGGTCCGCATCGGGCGCCGCGTCGGCTACATGGACAAAGGGGCCTCCTGGTGGGGGCGCCCCGTCCTGGTCTGCGTCGACGGAGAAACGGTTCTCGTCGAGGAATTTGCCCTGTGA
- the mrdA gene encoding penicillin-binding protein 2 produces MNKEIHRRVDMDLRLAVLRGMLVVTFLLLGGAIFSFQVLRFDRYVQLAADNRLRTLQIPAQRGRLFDVNGAPLALNVRTFDLKGYPLYLRREGVLADLARLLGRHGIPLGESQLAENVSRQYWAPYRAVTVVPNLTLAQVAGLVTDPAFSPQLFPFPVWRRVYPAGALASHIVGYVGEIGREELDARRGQGYSGGDVVGKMGVEAVYEDRLRGLSGEEAIEVDARGRRLRRLDYRPQEAGRDITLTLDLAAQRLAAEMMGEDRGAIVGLDVATGAVRALFSSPSFDPNPLSWGMAAGEWRQIIEAEGRPMMNRAIAGVYPPASTYKVVTALAALGEKVATPQTVVFCPGYFKLGDRTFRCWKRTGHGSENLVEALRDSCDVWFYQIGLKVGIENLMAWSSLLGMGHPSGIDLVGESAGSLAGPEWKKSRFKESWYPGDTVNYSIGQGFLLATPLQMAVVYAAIANGGHLVTPHLNGEAPPEPVDLHIPPTLLAPIVKGLETVVKTGTGRQAGGFGVSLAGKTGTAQNSHGPDHAWFVGYGPRDNPRYVVCVLVEAGEHGSSKAAPMAGRLLAYLLDHDVELRR; encoded by the coding sequence ATGAACAAGGAGATCCATCGCCGCGTCGACATGGACCTGCGGCTGGCCGTCCTTCGAGGGATGCTCGTCGTCACCTTCCTCCTGCTGGGAGGGGCGATCTTCTCCTTTCAGGTCCTTCGCTTCGACCGCTACGTTCAACTCGCCGCCGACAACAGACTGAGGACCCTCCAGATCCCGGCTCAGAGAGGGCGCCTCTTCGACGTCAACGGGGCGCCTCTGGCGTTGAACGTCAGAACCTTCGATCTCAAGGGCTACCCTCTCTACCTGAGACGTGAAGGCGTCCTGGCCGATCTGGCCCGGCTTTTGGGCCGTCACGGCATTCCCCTAGGGGAGTCTCAACTGGCCGAAAACGTCAGCCGTCAGTACTGGGCTCCCTACCGGGCCGTCACCGTCGTTCCCAACCTGACTCTGGCCCAGGTGGCCGGCCTGGTGACGGACCCGGCCTTCTCTCCCCAGCTCTTCCCCTTTCCCGTCTGGCGTCGCGTCTACCCGGCCGGAGCCCTGGCCTCGCATATCGTCGGCTATGTCGGCGAGATCGGCCGGGAGGAACTGGATGCGCGGAGAGGCCAGGGCTACAGCGGCGGTGACGTCGTGGGCAAGATGGGCGTCGAGGCCGTCTACGAGGACCGCCTTCGGGGCCTCAGCGGCGAGGAGGCCATCGAAGTCGACGCCAGGGGACGCCGTCTCCGCCGCCTCGACTACCGTCCCCAGGAGGCGGGGCGGGACATCACCCTCACCCTCGATCTGGCGGCCCAGCGCCTGGCCGCCGAAATGATGGGGGAGGACCGGGGGGCCATCGTCGGACTCGACGTCGCCACCGGGGCCGTTCGAGCCCTCTTCTCGAGTCCCTCCTTCGATCCCAACCCCCTGTCCTGGGGGATGGCGGCCGGCGAATGGCGTCAGATCATCGAGGCCGAGGGACGGCCCATGATGAATCGGGCCATCGCCGGAGTCTATCCGCCGGCCTCGACGTACAAGGTCGTCACGGCTCTGGCCGCCCTGGGGGAGAAGGTGGCCACGCCTCAGACGGTCGTCTTCTGTCCCGGTTATTTCAAGCTCGGAGACAGGACCTTCCGCTGTTGGAAGCGGACGGGCCACGGCTCGGAAAACCTCGTCGAGGCCCTGCGCGATTCCTGCGACGTCTGGTTCTACCAGATCGGGCTCAAAGTCGGCATCGAGAACCTCATGGCCTGGTCCTCGCTTTTGGGCATGGGGCACCCGTCGGGCATCGACCTCGTGGGCGAGAGTGCGGGATCCCTGGCCGGGCCGGAGTGGAAGAAAAGCCGCTTCAAGGAGTCCTGGTACCCCGGAGATACGGTCAACTACAGCATCGGTCAGGGCTTCCTCCTGGCCACGCCCCTTCAGATGGCCGTCGTCTACGCCGCCATCGCCAACGGAGGTCATCTCGTGACGCCTCATCTGAACGGCGAGGCCCCGCCCGAGCCCGTCGACCTCCACATCCCTCCGACGCTCCTCGCCCCCATCGTCAAGGGCCTCGAGACGGTCGTCAAGACCGGAACGGGGCGACAGGCAGGCGGTTTCGGCGTCTCCCTGGCCGGCAAGACGGGGACGGCCCAGAATTCCCACGGTCCCGACCACGCCTGGTTCGTCGGCTACGGGCCCCGCGACAACCCCCGTTACGTCGTCTGCGTCCTCGTCGAGGCCGGAGAGCACGGCAGCTCCAAGGCCGCTCCCATGGCCGGCCGCCTTCTGGCCTATCTCCTCGATCACGACGTCGAGCTCAGGCGCTAG
- a CDS encoding rod shape-determining protein MreD, translating to MTLALIWLLQDILQVLATETLIVPDLFLMGLVSFGASRRFEPQSLLWSAFAGGLLWDARWTGLLGFSALLYVAAIWLFLALWGRIPQAGRSPILLGFVALGLHLAVGLGHFFSWGDAATEPLFVNQQILALPVVVLVGWWGCRGEKDGE from the coding sequence GTGACGCTCGCTCTGATCTGGCTTCTTCAGGATATTCTTCAGGTGCTGGCCACGGAGACGCTCATCGTTCCCGATCTCTTCCTCATGGGGCTCGTTTCTTTCGGGGCCTCTCGGCGTTTCGAGCCCCAGTCCCTCCTCTGGAGCGCCTTCGCCGGGGGGCTCCTCTGGGACGCCCGGTGGACGGGACTGCTGGGATTCTCGGCCCTTCTCTACGTGGCGGCGATCTGGCTCTTCCTCGCCCTCTGGGGGCGGATTCCCCAGGCCGGCCGATCCCCGATCCTGCTCGGTTTCGTGGCCCTCGGGCTTCACCTCGCCGTCGGCCTCGGCCACTTCTTCTCCTGGGGCGACGCGGCCACGGAGCCTCTTTTCGTCAACCAGCAGATCCTGGCCCTGCCCGTCGTGGTCCTCGTCGGCTGGTGGGGCTGCCGGGGCGAAAAGGACGGTGAGTGA
- the mreC gene encoding rod shape-determining protein MreC: MTDKGLRGFRVQGIIAVTVALFLMGATAGTPFKVAVEGAVAAVLDVPERPARLLLDGLLASRGWVRERAALLDQMETLRAENLVLRRRIEEGLLPVLPAKEGEKTLTARVLLRSPRAWWREVRIDKGSRDGVRPGDPAMSGGFLVGRVTHVEGTFSTVELLSSSGLLVPVVVDQTRDLGVVTGDEEGQVHLLYLPVERTLEAGMSLSTALVSERLPPGIPVGYVASEEPDDGSFRPYRIRLGADLTRLYRVQIWTSDEEETP; encoded by the coding sequence ATGACCGACAAAGGCCTTCGCGGGTTCCGCGTGCAGGGGATCATCGCCGTGACCGTGGCGCTCTTTCTCATGGGAGCGACGGCGGGAACGCCCTTCAAGGTCGCCGTCGAGGGGGCCGTCGCCGCCGTCCTCGATGTCCCCGAGCGCCCGGCCCGCCTCCTTCTCGACGGCCTTCTCGCTTCGCGGGGATGGGTCCGCGAGAGGGCGGCGCTTCTGGACCAGATGGAAACGCTCCGTGCCGAAAACCTCGTTCTGAGACGGCGCATCGAGGAGGGACTCCTGCCCGTCCTTCCCGCCAAGGAGGGAGAGAAGACCCTGACGGCCCGCGTCCTCCTGCGGTCTCCCCGGGCCTGGTGGCGCGAGGTCCGCATCGACAAGGGAAGCCGCGACGGCGTCCGTCCCGGCGATCCCGCCATGAGCGGCGGTTTCCTCGTCGGCCGCGTCACCCACGTCGAGGGGACCTTCTCGACGGTGGAGCTCCTCTCGTCGTCGGGCCTCCTCGTTCCCGTCGTCGTCGATCAGACCCGAGATCTGGGCGTCGTGACCGGCGACGAGGAGGGGCAGGTCCACCTGCTCTATCTTCCCGTCGAGCGGACCCTCGAGGCGGGAATGAGCCTCAGCACGGCCCTCGTCAGCGAGCGCCTTCCGCCGGGGATTCCCGTCGGCTACGTCGCCTCCGAGGAGCCCGACGACGGCTCCTTCCGTCCCTACCGGATCCGCCTCGGCGCCGATCTGACGCGGCTCTATCGCGTCCAGATCTGGACCTCCGACGAGGAGGAGACGCCGTGA
- the mreB gene encoding rod shape-determining protein, translated as MFKFLSGLFSRDVGIDLGTANVVVYVKGRDITLNEPSVVAVRKAGKRGQQQVIAIGREAKSMVGKTPGGVMTVRPLQHGVIADFEMTEAMIAHFVARAVGSRGPFSHPRVIVCVPACVTEVERKAVVDVALNAGAREAFIVEEPVAAALGAGLPIQEPRGNMVLDIGGGTSEVAILSLGGIVVSNSLRAAGDEIDAAIVALMRQNYTLSIGESTAEEIKMTIGSAKPLDEELVMEVKGRDLMDGLPKAVSVTSAEVREALNPIVTRIEEMVRDALEKTPPELARDIVDQGFVITGGGALLKGLPERLSKTLNVPVVTAEEPLFCVARGLGKVLEELNRMKTVLVPVNDKVGF; from the coding sequence GTGTTCAAGTTTCTATCGGGCCTTTTCAGTCGCGACGTCGGCATCGATCTCGGTACGGCCAACGTCGTCGTTTACGTCAAGGGGAGGGACATCACCCTCAACGAGCCCTCCGTCGTCGCCGTCCGCAAGGCCGGCAAGCGGGGGCAGCAGCAGGTCATCGCCATCGGCCGCGAGGCCAAATCCATGGTGGGCAAGACGCCCGGCGGCGTCATGACGGTTCGTCCCCTTCAGCACGGCGTCATCGCCGACTTCGAGATGACGGAGGCCATGATCGCCCATTTCGTGGCCCGCGCCGTCGGGTCGAGGGGGCCCTTCTCCCATCCCCGCGTCATCGTCTGCGTTCCGGCCTGCGTCACCGAGGTGGAACGAAAGGCCGTCGTCGACGTGGCCCTCAACGCCGGCGCCCGAGAGGCCTTCATCGTCGAAGAGCCCGTCGCCGCCGCCCTCGGCGCCGGACTGCCCATTCAGGAGCCCCGCGGCAACATGGTCCTCGATATCGGAGGCGGAACGAGCGAGGTGGCCATCCTCTCCCTGGGCGGCATCGTCGTCTCCAACTCCCTCCGCGCCGCCGGAGACGAGATCGACGCCGCCATCGTCGCCCTCATGCGTCAGAACTACACCCTCTCCATCGGCGAGAGCACGGCCGAGGAGATCAAGATGACCATCGGATCGGCCAAGCCCCTCGACGAAGAACTGGTCATGGAGGTCAAGGGACGGGACCTCATGGATGGCCTTCCCAAGGCCGTCTCCGTCACCTCCGCCGAAGTCCGCGAGGCCCTCAATCCCATCGTCACCCGCATCGAGGAGATGGTCCGCGACGCCCTGGAGAAGACCCCTCCCGAGCTGGCCCGGGATATCGTCGACCAGGGGTTCGTCATCACCGGCGGAGGCGCCCTTCTCAAGGGACTTCCGGAGAGGCTGTCGAAGACGCTGAACGTCCCCGTCGTGACGGCCGAGGAACCTCTCTTCTGCGTCGCCCGAGGGTTGGGCAAGGTGCTGGAGGAGCTGAACCGGATGAAGACCGTCCTCGTTCCCGTCAACGACAAGGTCGGATTCTGA
- a CDS encoding JAB domain-containing protein has product MTSLAIPEAERPRERLFSHGPAALSLQELLAVLLRTGCSSRSVLAVAEDLIRDFGGLEGLARITSAELLSVKGLGKAKAATLLASLELGRRLRAGAVEEGQPGWRSRLSWWAADLAAETREYVVALYLDDRERLLGEDRLSYGGLNGAYLDVSYLLRRAVRHETSRVVLLHNHPDGSLVGSAEDRALTEALRRRLELLDMKLAGHFVMAKGEFRPLAGSCL; this is encoded by the coding sequence GTGACCTCCCTGGCGATTCCCGAGGCGGAACGGCCTCGGGAGCGCCTCTTCTCCCACGGTCCGGCCGCTCTGTCGCTGCAGGAGCTTTTGGCCGTCCTTCTCCGGACGGGCTGCAGCTCCAGAAGCGTTCTCGCCGTCGCCGAAGATCTCATCCGGGACTTCGGCGGCCTCGAGGGGCTGGCCCGGATCACCTCGGCCGAGCTCCTCTCCGTCAAGGGGTTGGGCAAGGCCAAGGCGGCCACGCTTCTGGCCTCGCTGGAGCTGGGGCGGAGGCTGAGGGCCGGAGCCGTCGAAGAGGGGCAGCCGGGCTGGAGGAGTCGCCTCTCCTGGTGGGCCGCCGATCTGGCCGCGGAGACGCGGGAATACGTGGTGGCCCTCTACCTCGACGACAGGGAGCGTCTTCTCGGAGAGGACCGTCTCTCCTACGGAGGACTAAACGGAGCCTATCTCGACGTCAGCTACCTTCTCCGCCGCGCCGTCCGCCACGAGACGTCCCGGGTGGTACTGCTCCACAACCACCCCGACGGCTCTCTTGTCGGAAGCGCCGAGGACCGGGCCCTCACGGAGGCCCTGAGACGAAGGCTCGAGCTGCTCGACATGAAACTTGCGGGCCATTTCGTTATGGCAAAAGGAGAATTCAGACCCCTTGCGGGGTCCTGCCTCTGA
- a CDS encoding MBL fold metallo-hydrolase encodes MEMKRFPLGPLWTNGYLIWDEGGRALFVDPGGDPREVLSFLSDRGLDLEIVLLTHSHADHLFGLEALRDRARLGVALHGEDASSLVDPEGNLSRWMGADCRCRPAERILRHGDVLSVGAMTVEVIHTPGHSPGSVCYLLRHGLESLLLSGDTLFAGSIGRSDLPGGDGARLLRSLERLVGLDDGLAVHPGHGPSTTIGAERRENPYWPRGGGEP; translated from the coding sequence ATGGAGATGAAGCGCTTTCCCCTCGGTCCTCTCTGGACCAACGGCTATCTGATCTGGGACGAAGGGGGCCGGGCCCTCTTCGTCGATCCCGGCGGCGATCCCCGCGAGGTCCTGAGTTTCCTCTCGGACAGGGGGCTCGATCTCGAAATCGTCCTCCTGACGCACAGCCATGCCGATCATCTCTTCGGCCTCGAGGCTCTTCGGGACAGGGCCCGGCTTGGCGTGGCCCTCCACGGAGAGGACGCCTCCTCCCTCGTCGATCCCGAGGGGAATCTCTCCCGGTGGATGGGCGCCGACTGCCGCTGCCGTCCCGCCGAGAGGATCCTCCGCCACGGCGACGTTCTCTCCGTCGGGGCCATGACCGTCGAGGTCATCCACACGCCGGGGCACAGCCCGGGCAGCGTCTGCTACCTCCTTCGCCACGGCCTGGAAAGCCTCCTGCTCTCGGGCGATACCCTCTTCGCCGGCAGCATCGGTCGCAGCGACCTGCCCGGCGGCGATGGAGCCCGGCTTCTCCGCTCCCTCGAAAGGCTCGTCGGTCTGGACGACGGGCTGGCCGTTCACCCCGGCCACGGACCGTCGACGACGATCGGCGCCGAACGTCGGGAGAACCCCTATTGGCCCCGTGGGGGAGGGGAGCCGTGA
- the dtd gene encoding D-aminoacyl-tRNA deacylase, with protein MRAVIQRVSRASVTVGGTVVGSVGKGFLLLLGVTHGDDETDVNWLAEKVVHLRLFEDAEGKLNRSLLDEGGEILVVSQFTLYGDCRKGRRPSFVAAAEPERARKLYEAFVGRLRALGPPVATGVFQAHMNVELVNDGPVTLVVDTPAR; from the coding sequence ATGAGAGCTGTCATTCAACGCGTATCGAGGGCCTCCGTCACCGTCGGCGGAACGGTCGTCGGCTCCGTCGGGAAGGGGTTTCTTCTCCTTCTGGGAGTGACTCACGGTGACGACGAGACCGATGTGAACTGGCTGGCCGAGAAGGTCGTCCACCTGCGCCTCTTCGAGGACGCCGAGGGCAAGCTCAATCGCTCCCTCCTCGACGAGGGCGGCGAGATCCTCGTCGTCTCCCAGTTCACCCTCTACGGCGACTGCCGCAAGGGGCGGCGTCCCTCCTTCGTCGCCGCCGCCGAGCCCGAAAGGGCACGGAAACTCTACGAGGCGTTCGTCGGTCGCCTCCGGGCCCTGGGGCCCCCCGTCGCAACCGGCGTCTTTCAGGCCCACATGAACGTGGAACTCGTCAACGACGGCCCCGTCACGCTCGTCGTCGACACGCCCGCGAGGTGA